A single region of the Leptodactylus fuscus isolate aLepFus1 chromosome 5, aLepFus1.hap2, whole genome shotgun sequence genome encodes:
- the LOC142204273 gene encoding olfactory receptor 5AP2-like, protein MISVICWDEKDSSLVHCCEYPYVISTTNLTVVTGFFLLGFQGSQRLRNLLFLLFFIVYNLTLCGNLLIITLVSTSKILHTPMYFFISQLSTSDILLTTNIVPNLLHILLYNGGNISFFGCFTQFYFFCVLEAFECFLLTLMSYDRYVAICNPLRYTSLMTHQICFKLVSLCWLLGFFSSFVPTITPSNLDFCGPNIIDHLFCDLVPLLELVCSDTFIVHLELDFLGAPTLLIPTTIIVASYTSIVRAVLRIPSSTGRQKSFSTCSSHLIVVSIFYGTLFSVYIVPTRGKSLIIGKILSLLYTVFTPLINPIIYSLRNKDIRKAVQERIHNH, encoded by the exons ATGATATCTGTAATTTGTTGGGATGAAAAAGATTCTAGTCTCGTACATTGCTGTGAATATCCCTATGTTATTAGCACA acCAATTTGACAGTGGTCACAGGATTTTTCCTCTTAGGATTTCAGGGCAGTCAACGATTAAGAAATCTTCTCTTCCTTCTGTTCTTCATTGTTTACAACCTAACactatgtgggaacctcctgatcatcaccctggtgtccaccagtaagatcctccacactccaatgtacttcttcatctcacaactctccaccAGTGACATCTTGTTGACCACAAATATTGTCCCCAACCTGCTCCACATTTTATTGTATAATGGGGGGAACATTTCTTTTTTTGGTTGTTtcacacaattttattttttttgtgttttagaaGCTTTTGAGTGTTTTCTCCTGACTTTGATGTCTTATGACAGATacgtggccatctgtaatccgcTCCGTTACACTTCTTTGATGACACATCAGATTTGCTTTAAATTGGTCTCTCTGTGCTGGTTGTTGGGTTTTTTCTCTTCATTTGTTCCCACCATAACACCATCAAATTTAGATTTTTGTGGAccaaatatcattgaccatttatTCTGTGACCTTGTCCCCTTACTAGAACTTGTCTGTTCTGACACCTTTATTGTCCACTTGGAGCTTGACTTTTTGGGTGCTCCAACCTTATTAATCCCAACCACCATCATTGTAGCGTCTTATACTTCTATTGTCcgggcagtcttaaggatcccatccagtactggtagacagaaatccttctccacctgtagctcccacctcattgtggtctccatattctatggGACTTTGTTCAGTGTTTATATTGTCCCAACAAGAGGAAAATCATTGATCATTGGTAaaatcctctccctgctatatactgtgtttactcctctgatcaaccccattatatacagtctgaggaataaagatATTAGGAAAGCCGTACAGGAAAGGATCCATAACCATTGA